CTTCAAGGGTTGGGGCATCAATAATCTAATCGATTTAAAAATGCCAGACTCAGTTATGTGAAATTATGAATTTTGGCTTTTTTCGCCCGTCCTGTTTCGATAACCGGCTGTAAACATTATCCTAAAACCTGTCTCGCAACGCATACCAGGAAAGCGCCAGGAAAAGCAGCGGCGCGCGCAGTGACGCTCCGCCGGGGAAGGAGGGCACCTTCAGGCGCGCGAAGGGTGCCAGCATGTCCTGTTTGCCGAGTACGAGATCGGCATAGAGCTTGCCGCAATAATTCGACAGCATCACCCCATGGCCGGAATAACCGCCGATGGAGGTGACGCCGGGCATGACTTCGCGCACGAACACCTGTCGCGGCAGGGTGATGCCGACGGAGCCGCCCCAGGAATGGGTGATGTCGATATTCTTCAGCGCGGGATAGATTTCCGCTATCTGCCGGCGAATATGGGTGGAAATGTCGCGCGGCGTATCGGCCGTATAGGCCTCACGTCCGCCGAACAGCAGACGGTTGTCGGCCGTCTTGCGGAAATAGCGCACCACGAAACGCGAATCCGCCACGGCTTCCCGGCCTGGGATGATGTCGGGAAACGCATCGAGCGGTGCCGTCGCGCCAATGAAGGAGCGGATCGGCATGATATGGGCGGCCGTTACCGGCTCCAGATTGCCGATATAGGCATTGGTCGCGATCAGCACCTTTGTCGCCGTCAGATTGCCGAAGGGCGTTTCGATGATCGTCTTGCCGCCGGACTGGCGGATGGATTTCGCCGGCGTCATTTCATGGATGGCGGCACCCGCAGCTTTCGCCGCCCTTGCCAGCCCGACCAAGAGCTTCAACGGATGGATATGGCCGGTGCCGGTATCGCGCGTGCCACCGAAATAATGGGTGGAGCCAACACGTTTGCGCGCTTCGCCCCGTTCCATGTAGGAAATATGCGGATAGCCGTAGCGATTGTTCATCGCATCGACGCTTTTGCGATAGTCGTCCTCGTAAGCGGCCTTGTGCGCCACATAAAGCTGCCCCGGCAGATACTCCATGTCGATGCCGCGATTGACGGCGAAGCTGCGCACGTAGTTCTTGGCATCCTCGGCAATATCGAACAGTAGCTTGGATTGCTCAAAGCCGATCTCATGTTCCATCTCGTCGGGAAACGAGCGCTGGCCGGTGCCGAACTGGCCGCCATTGCGGCCGGACGCGCCATCGCCGAACCGATGCGCTTCGATGAGGGCGACGGAGACGCCATTTTCGGCGAGGTTACAGGCGGCCTGAAGACCGGTGTAGCCGCCGCCGATAATCGCGACGTCCACTTCTTTCGATCCGTCGAGAGCGGGATAGTCCGGCCGCTCACCGACGGTTGCCTGATACCAGGAAATTCCGGGCGCAATCGGGCTTTGCCATGTCATGCTTTAACAACCCCTCACACGTTGAGAAGCAGGAATTCCCGCTCCCAGGGGCTGATGACCTGCATGAAGGTCTCGAATTCCCCGCGTTTCAGGCCGGCATAGAGGCCGACAAATTCATGGCCGAACACCCGGTCGAACTGCTCTTCGCCTTCCAGCAGCGCCACGGCCTCCAGCAGGCCACGCGGCAGGTCGATGGAGCCTTCATTGGCCGTCTCGGCGGTCGGTTCGGTCGGCTCGATATTGTTGACGATGCCAAGCCAGCCGCAGCCGAGTGACGCGGCAAGCGCAAGATAGGGATTGGCGTCGGAACTCGGCAGTCGGTTTTCGACACGGCGCGCCTGCGGGCTGGAAATCGGCACCCGGAAGGCGGTCGTGCGGTTGTCGTAACCCCAGGCATTGTTGACCGGGCAGGCCATGTCGGGCGTTAGGCGACGATAGGAATTCACGTAGGGCGCGAGCATAACCAGTGCATTCGGCACATAACGCTGCATGCCGCCCACGAAGGAAAAGAACTCCTTGGAGGGGCCGCCATCCTTGTTCGAGAAAATATTGCGGCCGCTGTCGATCTCCACCACCGACTGGTGGATATGCATGGCCGAACCCGGCTGGCCCTGCATCGGCTTGGCCATGAAGGTGGCGTAGATGCCGTGCTTCAGTGCCGCCTCGCGGATGGTGCGCTTGAACAGGAATACCTGGTCGGCAAGCTGGATCGGGTCGCCATGGCGCAGGTTGATTTCCAGCTGCGCCGGGCCTTCCTCATGGATCAGCGTGTCGATCTCGAGACCCTGTTTTTCCGAGAAGTGATAGATGTCGTCGATCAGCTCGTCGAACTCGTTGATGCCGGCAATCGAATAGCTCTGCCCGCCGACGATCGACCGGCCGGAGCGCCCCTTCGGCGGATGCAGCGGATAGTCCGGGTCGTCGTTCATGGCGACGAGATAAAATTCGATTTCCGGCGCAACGACCGGCTTCCAGCCCTTTTCGGTATAGAGCGAAAGCACGTTCTTCAAAACGTTGCGCGGCGTGTAGGGAACGAAATTGCCCTCGGCATCCACGACGTCGCAGATCACCTGCGCGGTCGGATCGCTTTCCCACGGCACGACGGACAGGGTGGAAAGATCAGGCACCAGCTTCAGGTCGCTGTCGCGCGGCTCATAACGGAAATTCGCCGTCTCGTCAGGGTATTCGCCTGATATCGTATGGCGATAGAGCGCGGATGGCAGGGCGAGCGATGTGTCGCCCGTGAATTTCGCCGTTGGCATCATCTTGCCGCGTGCAACGCCGGCAAGATCGGGCGTGATGCATTCTATATCCTCGATACCGCGCGCGCGCAGCCATTGCGCGGCTTCGCGCCAGGAGGAAACGCCACGGGTTGAGGAAAGGTCGAGGGGAGGTGTCTTTGCCATGGTTGCCTGTTTCTTCGGGCGGAGCATGGTTTTCTTCGGGGGCATGTATCACCGGGTCTGTGTTTCGACTGGCGCCATCATAACCGTAGTTTGGCAATTGGCGAGGGGGAAAGCGCCATTGACAATGGGCGGCACTTCGAAAAGAGGAAAGGAAACGGATCGGATGGAATGATGACAGAGAAATGTGACGTGCTGATTTTGGGGGCGGGCGCCGCTGGCATGATGTGCGCCATCCGCGCCGGCCAGCGCGGCCGTTCCGTCATCATTCTTGACCATGCCAGGGCGCCGGGGGAGAAAATCCGCATCTCCGGCGGCGGTCGCTGCAATTTCACCAATATCCATGCCGGGCCGAAGAATTATCTCTCCGCCAACCCGCATTTCGCCAAATCCGCGCTCGCCCGTTATACGCCGCGCGATTTCATTGCGCTGGTGGAAAAACACCGCATCGCCTGGCATGAAAAGACGCTCGGCCAGCTGTTTTGCGACGATAGCGCCAAGGACATCATCCGCATGCTGCTTGGCGAAATGCAGGCGGTGAATGCGAAGCTGCGGCTCGAAACTGCTGTCTCGACCGTCGCCCATGATGGCGGGCGTTTTCGCGTGACCACGTCTGGCGGCGTCATTGAGGCCCAAAGCCTTGTCGTGGCGACAGGCGGCAAGTCGATCCCGAAAATGGGTGCGACGGGTTTTGCCTATCAGATCGCCGAACAATTCGGCCTCAAACTCATCGAAACGCGTCCCGGCCTGGTGCCGCTGACGCTCGATCCCGCAGCGCTTGAAAGGCTGAGCCCGCTTGCCGGTGTCGCGGTTCCAGCTGAAATTTCGCACGGCAAGACGGCTTTCAACGAAGCACTGCTGTTCACCCATCGCGGTTTGAGTGGCCCGTCGATCCTGCAAATTTCCTCCTATTGGCGGGAGGGTGATGTCATCCGTCTGAAACTGGAGCCGGGGCGCGATATTGTTGCGTTGCTGAAAGAGGCTAAACAGAAGAACGGTCGTCAGTCCGCGCAAACTGCTCTTGCAGAAATCCTGCCGAAACGGCTCGCCCAGCATGTGGTCGAACAATCCGGCCTGACCGGCAATCTCGCCGATATGTCGGACAAGGCTTTGGCAAAGCTGGCCGGTGAGGTGCAGGACTGGCAGATCAAACCCGCCGGTTCTGAAGGTTATCGCACGGCGGAAGTCACACTTGGCGGCGTGGACACGACCGGCCTCGATTCCCGCAACATGGCGGCAAAATCGG
The Agrobacterium cucumeris DNA segment above includes these coding regions:
- a CDS encoding NAD(P)/FAD-dependent oxidoreductase gives rise to the protein MTWQSPIAPGISWYQATVGERPDYPALDGSKEVDVAIIGGGYTGLQAACNLAENGVSVALIEAHRFGDGASGRNGGQFGTGQRSFPDEMEHEIGFEQSKLLFDIAEDAKNYVRSFAVNRGIDMEYLPGQLYVAHKAAYEDDYRKSVDAMNNRYGYPHISYMERGEARKRVGSTHYFGGTRDTGTGHIHPLKLLVGLARAAKAAGAAIHEMTPAKSIRQSGGKTIIETPFGNLTATKVLIATNAYIGNLEPVTAAHIMPIRSFIGATAPLDAFPDIIPGREAVADSRFVVRYFRKTADNRLLFGGREAYTADTPRDISTHIRRQIAEIYPALKNIDITHSWGGSVGITLPRQVFVREVMPGVTSIGGYSGHGVMLSNYCGKLYADLVLGKQDMLAPFARLKVPSFPGGASLRAPLLFLALSWYALRDRF
- a CDS encoding glutamine synthetase family protein, whose translation is MPPKKTMLRPKKQATMAKTPPLDLSSTRGVSSWREAAQWLRARGIEDIECITPDLAGVARGKMMPTAKFTGDTSLALPSALYRHTISGEYPDETANFRYEPRDSDLKLVPDLSTLSVVPWESDPTAQVICDVVDAEGNFVPYTPRNVLKNVLSLYTEKGWKPVVAPEIEFYLVAMNDDPDYPLHPPKGRSGRSIVGGQSYSIAGINEFDELIDDIYHFSEKQGLEIDTLIHEEGPAQLEINLRHGDPIQLADQVFLFKRTIREAALKHGIYATFMAKPMQGQPGSAMHIHQSVVEIDSGRNIFSNKDGGPSKEFFSFVGGMQRYVPNALVMLAPYVNSYRRLTPDMACPVNNAWGYDNRTTAFRVPISSPQARRVENRLPSSDANPYLALAASLGCGWLGIVNNIEPTEPTAETANEGSIDLPRGLLEAVALLEGEEQFDRVFGHEFVGLYAGLKRGEFETFMQVISPWEREFLLLNV
- a CDS encoding NAD(P)/FAD-dependent oxidoreductase — translated: MMTEKCDVLILGAGAAGMMCAIRAGQRGRSVIILDHARAPGEKIRISGGGRCNFTNIHAGPKNYLSANPHFAKSALARYTPRDFIALVEKHRIAWHEKTLGQLFCDDSAKDIIRMLLGEMQAVNAKLRLETAVSTVAHDGGRFRVTTSGGVIEAQSLVVATGGKSIPKMGATGFAYQIAEQFGLKLIETRPGLVPLTLDPAALERLSPLAGVAVPAEISHGKTAFNEALLFTHRGLSGPSILQISSYWREGDVIRLKLEPGRDIVALLKEAKQKNGRQSAQTALAEILPKRLAQHVVEQSGLTGNLADMSDKALAKLAGEVQDWQIKPAGSEGYRTAEVTLGGVDTTGLDSRNMAAKSVAGLYFIGECVDVTGWLGGYNFQWAWASGQAAGEFA